In Woeseia oceani, one DNA window encodes the following:
- a CDS encoding lipid-transfer protein gives MSNSSFDQVVVAGVGMIPFAKPGASENFDVMGARAATLALADAGLDYADIQQAVVGYVYGDSTCGQMALYRVGMSGIPVSNVNNNCATGSTALFLARQALASGDVDCVLVLGFEQMRPGAIGAVFADRPGPFDRFDEVSKAITGQPDLPPALRYFGGAGLRHMEKYGTTLEDFAAIRAKASRHAVHNPNAVFRNEVSRDDVLNSPVLWPGVMTRLMACPPTCGAAAAVLVSPAFAKKHGIDTTVRIVAQSMTTDRPATFASNDMMQLVGYGLSQSASHQVYESAGVGPDDIDVAELHDCFAHNELISYEALGLCPEGGAQQFIADGDNTYGGKVVTNPSGGLLSKGHPLGATGLAQCHELVSQLRGTAEHRQVAGARLALQHNLGLGGACVVTLYQRVDPA, from the coding sequence ATGAGCAATTCTTCCTTTGATCAGGTTGTCGTTGCGGGTGTCGGCATGATCCCGTTTGCCAAACCGGGTGCGTCCGAAAATTTCGATGTCATGGGCGCCCGGGCTGCGACTTTGGCACTGGCTGATGCCGGCCTCGACTACGCCGATATCCAGCAAGCCGTTGTTGGGTATGTCTACGGTGACTCAACCTGCGGGCAAATGGCCTTGTACCGGGTAGGTATGTCCGGCATTCCTGTCAGCAACGTCAACAATAATTGCGCCACCGGCTCGACGGCCCTGTTTCTGGCTCGACAGGCCTTGGCAAGTGGTGATGTTGATTGCGTGCTGGTGCTGGGGTTCGAGCAGATGCGGCCGGGCGCTATCGGTGCAGTGTTTGCTGACCGGCCGGGGCCGTTTGATCGCTTTGATGAAGTCAGCAAGGCCATCACCGGACAGCCGGACTTGCCGCCGGCGTTACGCTATTTCGGTGGGGCTGGGTTACGGCACATGGAGAAGTACGGCACTACCCTTGAGGATTTTGCTGCTATTCGGGCGAAAGCGAGTCGCCATGCTGTGCACAATCCCAACGCGGTATTTCGCAATGAGGTCAGCCGGGACGATGTGCTCAATTCGCCGGTCCTTTGGCCGGGGGTCATGACCCGGTTGATGGCCTGCCCACCCACTTGCGGTGCGGCGGCGGCGGTGCTGGTGTCGCCGGCGTTTGCGAAAAAACACGGCATTGATACAACAGTTCGTATTGTTGCGCAAAGCATGACCACTGATCGACCAGCGACGTTTGCGTCGAATGACATGATGCAACTGGTAGGCTACGGTCTTTCGCAATCCGCCAGTCACCAGGTGTACGAAAGCGCCGGTGTTGGGCCCGACGACATTGACGTGGCAGAGCTGCACGATTGTTTTGCTCACAACGAGTTGATCAGTTACGAGGCTTTGGGGTTATGCCCGGAAGGCGGTGCGCAGCAATTCATCGCGGATGGTGACAATACCTATGGCGGCAAGGTGGTTACCAATCCGTCCGGCGGTTTGTTATCCAAAGGCCATCCACTCGGTGCGACCGGCCTGGCGCAATGCCATGAGCTGGTGTCGCAGCTCCGCGGCACTGCAGAGCATCGCCAGGTTGCAGGCGCAAGACTGGCCTTGCAGCACAATCTTGGTCTCGGTGGCGCCTGCGTCGTTACGCTCTATCAGCGGGTTGACCCCGCTTAG
- a CDS encoding spinster family MFS transporter produces the protein MSNSRHKWFMLSLLVSVYVINIIDRHIINILLEPIKHDLSLTDTQAGFVAGLAFALFYTVMGLPIATLADRFSRTQLVTACSAIWSVMTALTGAASSYLTIAIARMGVGIGEAGLTPSANSLIGDLFKPTDRGKAIGIYHVAVPVGTMLAGLAGGYLETIVGWRMTFVILGIVGLVMTVIFRLAFREPERGLVDDPASRPEQNRYTLIETIKYLYSKKSCRYFFPAFALIGFVASSVNTWTPAYFMRTFDMSLMQMATTIGLVGGIGGGIGMIAGGVLADRLSSRNVSAYLTIPAIAMLVTFPPTLGMYIAPWPGLSAALFLAPVITVSVVTVPVLALLQRLAKNNMRAVAVALFLLVIHLIGMGFGPVVVGLISDLLNPAFGDDSLRYGLLSIVPLNLLAFWWFWRGSRHIASDLDLPQ, from the coding sequence GTGTCCAATTCGCGCCATAAATGGTTCATGCTCAGCTTGCTGGTATCCGTGTACGTGATCAACATCATTGATCGGCACATCATCAACATTTTACTGGAACCCATCAAGCACGATTTATCGCTGACAGACACGCAAGCGGGTTTCGTGGCTGGACTCGCATTTGCACTGTTCTATACGGTAATGGGACTGCCGATTGCCACGCTCGCGGATCGATTCAGTCGCACGCAATTGGTCACCGCCTGCTCTGCAATATGGAGTGTGATGACCGCACTGACCGGTGCTGCAAGCAGCTACCTGACGATCGCAATCGCACGTATGGGTGTGGGCATAGGTGAAGCCGGCCTGACGCCATCGGCCAACTCTTTGATTGGTGATCTTTTCAAACCCACGGACCGCGGCAAGGCGATCGGCATCTATCACGTAGCCGTGCCGGTTGGCACCATGCTGGCTGGCCTGGCCGGCGGTTACCTCGAAACGATCGTCGGCTGGCGCATGACGTTCGTCATCCTCGGCATCGTTGGGCTGGTCATGACGGTCATATTTCGGCTGGCTTTTCGCGAACCGGAGCGCGGGCTGGTTGACGACCCGGCATCCCGGCCAGAGCAAAATCGCTACACACTCATTGAAACTATCAAATACCTCTACAGCAAAAAAAGCTGCCGGTACTTCTTCCCCGCCTTTGCACTCATCGGCTTCGTTGCATCGTCTGTGAACACCTGGACACCCGCCTATTTCATGCGGACATTCGACATGAGCCTGATGCAAATGGCGACAACCATAGGGCTCGTCGGAGGAATCGGTGGTGGCATCGGAATGATTGCCGGTGGAGTGCTTGCTGATCGATTGTCGTCGCGCAATGTATCCGCCTATCTGACCATTCCGGCCATCGCGATGCTCGTAACCTTCCCACCGACGCTTGGCATGTACATCGCACCATGGCCGGGACTCTCGGCAGCATTGTTTCTCGCTCCGGTCATCACGGTATCGGTCGTCACTGTCCCAGTACTCGCGCTGCTGCAACGACTGGCTAAAAACAACATGCGTGCCGTCGCGGTCGCATTGTTCCTGCTCGTTATTCACCTGATTGGCATGGGCTTTGGGCCGGTCGTCGTGGGCTTGATCAGTGACCTGCTGAACCCGGCATTCGGCGACGATTCTCTGCGCTACGGCCTGTTGTCAATCGTACCGTTGAATCTGCTCGCGTTTTGGTGGTTCTGGCGGGGCTCGCGCCACATCGCGAGCGATCTAGACCTCCCACAATAG
- a CDS encoding class I adenylate-forming enzyme family protein, whose product MATTALPFSPGFTSLAEQIALHGTYRGAEIALIEGDQRLSWSDYNAAGNRIGNTLLHAGVARGDRVGMLVTNSTWAHEVLLGIWRAGAVAVPLSPMLNAEALNRMLTDAGVTTLFTSTEYKALADAAMPAKGQVVAAGPAFASWLETQSSDNPGITLRAEELAVIIYSSGTTGTPKGIAHSHGARLAFASTFAAEFRFHYRSVALSAIPMHSNGAWLSWSPAKWMGATTAILPAFTPDAFIDAVRSLKPTHGFIVPAMAQALLAHPDIENAGLTCFESAITAGSPMPEPVKREIQRLTGNALYELWGLTEGVATIMSPQDMQTNWHSVGRPILGCDLRIVNASGQDITFEGTGEIVGCSDGLLSGYWNRAEANADLVWKTVDGRTYIRTGDVGEFDEQGFLTLRGRLKDMILSGGLNVYPIDIESVLLSHAAISDAAVIGVDDDKWGEVPVAFVVLSATQNVDAASICDWVNERLAKHQRVREVIVYESSFPRNTLGKVMKLQLLQEYNARLQSAS is encoded by the coding sequence ATGGCCACGACAGCACTGCCCTTCTCACCTGGATTCACGAGCCTTGCTGAGCAGATTGCATTACACGGCACGTATCGGGGTGCGGAAATTGCCTTGATCGAAGGCGACCAACGACTTAGCTGGTCCGATTACAATGCGGCCGGCAATCGGATAGGCAATACGCTCTTGCATGCCGGAGTCGCACGAGGAGACCGGGTGGGAATGCTGGTCACCAACAGTACATGGGCACACGAAGTGTTGCTTGGTATCTGGCGTGCAGGTGCGGTCGCGGTACCCCTTTCACCCATGCTGAACGCCGAGGCACTCAATCGAATGCTGACGGATGCCGGGGTTACGACACTCTTTACAAGCACCGAGTACAAAGCCCTGGCAGACGCTGCGATGCCCGCCAAAGGGCAGGTCGTTGCGGCAGGACCGGCGTTTGCAAGCTGGCTTGAAACACAGAGCTCCGACAACCCCGGTATAACGCTGAGAGCCGAAGAACTCGCCGTCATCATTTACTCATCGGGCACGACCGGAACTCCGAAGGGAATTGCGCACAGTCACGGTGCCCGTCTGGCGTTTGCTTCCACCTTTGCCGCGGAGTTCCGCTTTCATTATCGGAGTGTCGCGCTGTCGGCCATTCCAATGCACTCCAATGGCGCGTGGTTAAGCTGGAGCCCCGCAAAATGGATGGGAGCGACGACGGCGATACTGCCTGCCTTCACGCCGGATGCTTTTATTGACGCGGTAAGAAGCCTGAAACCCACGCACGGATTCATCGTGCCCGCAATGGCGCAAGCCCTGCTGGCACACCCTGACATCGAGAATGCCGGTCTCACCTGTTTTGAATCGGCCATCACGGCCGGTTCACCGATGCCCGAACCCGTCAAACGCGAGATTCAAAGGCTCACAGGCAATGCACTTTACGAGCTGTGGGGTTTGACAGAAGGCGTTGCGACCATCATGTCCCCACAGGACATGCAAACCAACTGGCACTCGGTTGGCCGGCCCATACTGGGCTGTGACCTGCGCATCGTGAACGCCAGCGGCCAGGACATAACATTTGAAGGTACAGGCGAGATTGTCGGCTGTTCGGATGGACTGCTCAGTGGCTACTGGAATCGTGCCGAAGCCAATGCCGATCTCGTATGGAAGACCGTCGATGGTCGTACCTATATCCGGACCGGGGACGTCGGTGAGTTCGACGAGCAGGGTTTTCTTACACTACGCGGCAGACTGAAGGACATGATCTTGTCCGGCGGCCTGAACGTCTACCCCATCGATATCGAATCCGTACTGCTGTCACATGCAGCAATCAGTGACGCCGCAGTGATAGGCGTTGACGATGACAAATGGGGTGAGGTGCCGGTGGCCTTTGTTGTGCTTTCTGCAACCCAAAATGTCGATGCTGCCAGCATCTGCGACTGGGTCAACGAACGTCTCGCGAAACACCAACGAGTTCGTGAAGTCATTGTTTATGAATCCAGCTTTCCACGCAATACGCTGGGAAAAGTGATGAAGCTTCAATTACTGCAGGAATACAACGCAAGACTGCAATCCGCCAGCTAA
- a CDS encoding L-fucose dehydrogenase gives MNLQLENKVFLVSGGARGIGQAICKAIAAEGAIPVVIDPAITEANALIAELREAGQAALHLPLRLDTQDKCAQAVNTALEKLGRIDGIVNNAGRNDGAGLTEGSPEAFARSIAENLFHCFDLVHYALPALKETKGAIVNIASKTAVTGQGGTSGYAAAKGALLALTREWAVELLSHGIRVNAVVPAEVMTPAYENWLQTLQEPDETLTHIKARIPLGQRMTEPQEIASMVAFLLSARAGHTTGQHLFVDGGYVHLDRALGTILKSER, from the coding sequence ATGAATCTGCAACTGGAAAACAAAGTTTTTTTGGTCAGTGGCGGCGCGCGCGGCATTGGCCAGGCGATCTGCAAGGCGATAGCGGCTGAAGGCGCCATTCCCGTAGTCATCGACCCTGCGATAACAGAAGCCAACGCGCTGATCGCCGAACTCCGCGAGGCAGGTCAAGCTGCTCTGCACCTGCCCTTGCGCCTCGATACGCAAGACAAGTGCGCACAGGCAGTCAACACCGCGCTGGAGAAGCTCGGACGTATAGACGGCATCGTCAACAATGCCGGCAGAAACGACGGTGCGGGCTTGACCGAGGGCTCACCTGAAGCCTTCGCCCGTTCAATTGCGGAGAACCTGTTCCATTGTTTTGACCTGGTTCACTACGCGCTGCCAGCGCTCAAGGAAACCAAGGGCGCGATCGTTAACATCGCCAGCAAGACGGCCGTAACCGGCCAAGGTGGTACCTCTGGTTACGCGGCTGCGAAAGGCGCGCTGCTGGCATTGACCCGCGAGTGGGCGGTCGAACTGCTGAGCCATGGGATACGCGTCAACGCCGTAGTGCCTGCTGAAGTAATGACACCGGCCTACGAGAATTGGCTGCAGACGTTGCAGGAGCCGGACGAAACACTCACGCACATCAAAGCCCGCATACCACTAGGCCAGAGAATGACTGAACCGCAGGAAATTGCCTCAATGGTGGCATTCCTGCTGTCGGCGCGAGCCGGGCACACCACCGGCCAGCACTTGTTCGTCGACGGCGGCTACGTCCACCTGGACCGAGCCCTCGGTACTATTCTGAAATCGGAGAGATAG
- a CDS encoding amidohydrolase family protein: MKIDSHQHFWNFDPVRDAWIDDSMQVLRSNFLPDDVLPDMQRHGFAGSIAVQADESMDETKWLLSLAAEYPWIRKVVGWVDLKSTQIDAKLDALADYSALAGFRQILQSREPDYIDDPAFRRGIAALGKQNYTYDLLVYPKHLTAARALVADFPTQIFIVDHLGKPEIKEGRIERWALEMYELAKHDNVYCKLSGLVTEANWLTWQEQDLTPYIEVALEAFGPKRLMFGSDWPVCRLAASWDQVVSVTERAIQGLSDAEVALVMGGTASAAYGVF, translated from the coding sequence ATGAAGATCGATTCCCATCAGCACTTCTGGAATTTTGACCCGGTTCGCGATGCCTGGATTGACGACTCTATGCAGGTCTTGCGCAGCAATTTCCTGCCGGACGACGTGCTTCCTGACATGCAACGTCACGGCTTTGCCGGCAGTATCGCCGTGCAAGCCGACGAATCGATGGACGAAACAAAGTGGTTGCTATCGCTTGCGGCAGAATACCCGTGGATACGAAAAGTAGTGGGCTGGGTCGACCTGAAATCAACGCAAATAGACGCCAAGCTGGACGCGCTTGCCGACTATTCCGCACTCGCCGGATTTCGCCAGATTCTGCAATCGAGAGAGCCGGACTATATTGACGACCCGGCGTTCCGGCGCGGTATTGCAGCGCTGGGAAAGCAAAACTATACCTACGACCTTCTCGTGTATCCCAAACACCTGACAGCGGCCCGTGCTCTCGTTGCCGATTTCCCCACACAGATTTTCATTGTGGATCACCTTGGGAAGCCTGAGATCAAGGAAGGCAGAATAGAACGCTGGGCACTCGAGATGTATGAGCTGGCGAAACATGACAACGTTTACTGCAAGTTGTCGGGGCTTGTCACTGAAGCCAACTGGTTGACCTGGCAAGAGCAGGATTTGACGCCGTATATCGAAGTTGCGCTCGAGGCCTTCGGACCGAAACGCCTCATGTTCGGTTCGGACTGGCCGGTCTGCCGCCTGGCCGCATCCTGGGATCAGGTTGTCAGCGTCACTGAACGAGCCATACAAGGATTGAGCGACGCAGAGGTCGCGCTGGTTATGGGCGGAACAGCCAGCGCCGCCTATGGGGTATTTTGA
- a CDS encoding fumarylacetoacetate hydrolase family protein, with protein sequence MKLIRFGQSGQEQPGVETSDGTRLDCRRFGEDWNEAFFANDGLSRLATWLQQNENNCPLVAQDERLGPPVARPSKLVCIGLNYATHAKESGMDIPEEPVVFTKSTTSITGPFDDICIPTNYPLHGEPALATETDWEVELAVVIGRECYTVPATEALDYVAGYVVHNDVSERETQLRRGGQWVKGKSYDTFAPLGPYLVSADEIPDPHALRIWLKLNGEIMQDGSTSDLIFDIPTIVSYLSCRMRLLPGDIISTGTPSGVGLGLKPPRYLRPGDIVELGIDHLGVARQTVVA encoded by the coding sequence ATGAAATTAATTCGATTCGGACAATCAGGACAAGAACAACCCGGCGTTGAGACCAGCGACGGCACTCGTCTGGATTGCCGCCGTTTCGGCGAAGACTGGAACGAGGCTTTCTTTGCGAACGACGGCCTTTCACGGCTTGCAACGTGGTTGCAGCAGAACGAAAACAACTGTCCCCTGGTTGCCCAGGACGAACGTCTCGGCCCGCCGGTCGCGCGCCCGTCCAAACTGGTTTGTATTGGCCTGAATTACGCAACACACGCCAAAGAAAGCGGCATGGATATTCCAGAGGAACCGGTCGTATTCACCAAATCAACCACGTCCATCACAGGCCCCTTTGACGATATTTGCATCCCTACCAACTACCCGTTGCACGGCGAGCCCGCACTCGCAACAGAAACCGACTGGGAAGTTGAATTGGCTGTAGTTATCGGTCGGGAGTGCTATACCGTCCCCGCAACCGAAGCGCTGGACTATGTCGCTGGTTACGTCGTGCACAACGACGTCAGCGAACGGGAAACTCAGCTTCGCCGCGGCGGCCAGTGGGTCAAGGGCAAGAGCTACGACACCTTCGCCCCCCTCGGACCGTATCTTGTCAGCGCCGACGAAATACCGGATCCGCATGCTTTGAGGATCTGGTTGAAATTGAACGGCGAGATCATGCAGGACGGTTCGACGAGCGATCTGATCTTCGACATTCCAACCATAGTCAGTTACCTGAGCTGTCGCATGCGCCTGTTGCCCGGCGACATCATCTCGACTGGCACACCATCGGGCGTCGGGCTCGGCCTCAAACCGCCCCGCTACCTGCGGCCAGGCGACATCGTCGAACTCGGGATAGACCACCTTGGCGTCGCCCGGCAAACTGTCGTCGCCTGA
- a CDS encoding SDR family NAD(P)-dependent oxidoreductase produces the protein MQTEMAQLAGKNAVVTGGASGIGAAITARFIEHGARVWVLDRDTPATLAGQPAPEQNAGAVIYLQCDVADHTAVRNALSNAPAKLDILVNNAGVSHIGNIAATTEEDFDRVYQVNVKGLYNVTHACINRLIANGAASIVNIASVAASIGLEDRFAYSMSKGAVLAMTRSIARDYVAAGVRCNAISPARIHTPFVDDYLKKNYPGQETAMFAKLAATQPIGRMGTPEEVAAMAVFLCSTDAGFITGSDFSLDGGFTGLKI, from the coding sequence GTGCAAACAGAGATGGCTCAGCTGGCGGGCAAAAACGCCGTGGTTACGGGTGGCGCCAGCGGAATTGGCGCGGCCATAACAGCACGCTTTATAGAACATGGCGCCAGGGTATGGGTGCTGGATCGTGATACGCCCGCTACGCTTGCCGGACAGCCCGCCCCGGAGCAGAACGCCGGCGCTGTGATCTACCTGCAATGCGATGTTGCTGACCACACGGCAGTTCGAAACGCTCTGTCCAACGCACCGGCAAAACTGGACATACTGGTAAACAATGCCGGCGTATCACACATCGGCAATATCGCCGCCACGACCGAAGAAGACTTCGATCGCGTCTACCAGGTCAACGTCAAGGGACTCTACAACGTTACCCATGCGTGCATCAACAGGCTCATCGCGAATGGCGCGGCCTCGATTGTGAACATCGCTTCCGTGGCTGCCAGCATCGGTCTCGAGGACCGATTCGCGTATTCGATGAGCAAAGGAGCCGTGCTCGCCATGACGCGCTCCATAGCCCGGGACTACGTTGCGGCGGGTGTGCGCTGCAACGCGATTTCTCCAGCGCGAATTCACACGCCCTTCGTCGATGACTACTTAAAAAAGAACTACCCGGGGCAGGAGACCGCCATGTTCGCGAAATTGGCTGCCACCCAACCGATTGGCCGCATGGGCACACCGGAAGAGGTAGCTGCAATGGCCGTGTTCCTGTGTTCAACTGATGCGGGTTTTATTACGGGCTCCGATTTTTCGCTGGATGGTGGCTTTACAGGACTCAAGATCTGA
- a CDS encoding L-fuconate dehydratase, with protein MSTFSSATNIRITGFSIRDIRFPTSDEQHGSDAMNSAPDYSAAYLTLETNQPGLQGNGLAFTIGRGNEVCCAALNAIAHHAINRSLESIVADSAAFSNALTGDDQIRWLGPEKGVVHLAAAAVINAVWDLHAKASGKPLWRLLAEMSPEEIVRCVDFRYLSDALTPDEALALLKEAEAGKEARIETLLADGFPAYTTSAGWIGYSDEKVRQLCLSAIDDGWNHLKMKVGTSLDDDLRRAALIRETIGPDRSLMMDANQVWEVDEAITHIKRLAEFRPLWIEEPTSPDDILGYAAIADAVKPIKLAAGEHCQNRITFKQLMKLGAIDFCQIDSCRVAGVNENIAIILLAKKFGIPVCPHAGGVGLCEQVQHLAMFDFIALGGPLDGRLIEYVDHLHEHFLDPVTVRRGRYVAPDKPGFSIEMKQHTLRQYEYPGGPVWRRRVG; from the coding sequence GTGAGCACATTCAGTTCGGCCACAAACATTCGGATAACCGGCTTCAGTATTCGCGATATTCGGTTCCCAACCAGCGACGAGCAACACGGCTCCGACGCGATGAACAGCGCCCCGGACTACTCCGCCGCATACCTGACACTGGAAACCAATCAACCCGGCCTGCAGGGCAACGGGCTGGCATTTACTATTGGTCGCGGCAATGAAGTCTGCTGCGCTGCGCTGAATGCCATTGCGCATCACGCAATCAATCGTTCGCTGGAGTCCATCGTTGCTGATTCCGCCGCGTTCTCGAATGCACTGACCGGCGATGATCAGATTCGCTGGCTGGGTCCCGAGAAAGGCGTCGTCCATCTTGCCGCGGCAGCGGTGATCAATGCTGTGTGGGACCTGCACGCCAAAGCCAGCGGGAAACCCCTGTGGCGCTTGCTCGCGGAAATGAGCCCTGAAGAAATCGTGCGTTGCGTCGACTTCCGCTACCTGAGCGATGCACTGACCCCGGACGAAGCGCTGGCGCTATTAAAAGAAGCCGAGGCTGGTAAAGAGGCCCGGATCGAAACGTTGCTGGCCGACGGGTTCCCGGCGTATACAACGTCGGCCGGCTGGATCGGCTATTCGGATGAAAAAGTCCGCCAACTCTGTCTAAGCGCAATCGATGACGGCTGGAATCACCTGAAAATGAAGGTCGGCACGTCACTGGACGATGATCTGCGACGCGCTGCATTGATTCGCGAAACGATAGGGCCTGACCGCTCGCTGATGATGGATGCGAATCAGGTATGGGAAGTCGATGAAGCGATCACGCACATCAAGCGCCTCGCGGAATTTCGCCCGCTTTGGATAGAGGAACCTACCAGCCCCGATGACATACTCGGCTACGCCGCAATTGCAGATGCCGTAAAGCCGATCAAGCTGGCCGCAGGCGAACATTGCCAGAACCGCATCACCTTCAAACAGTTGATGAAGCTCGGCGCAATCGATTTCTGCCAAATTGACAGCTGCCGGGTCGCCGGTGTGAACGAAAATATCGCGATCATTCTGTTGGCGAAGAAATTCGGCATTCCGGTTTGCCCTCATGCAGGGGGCGTGGGCTTGTGTGAGCAGGTCCAACATCTGGCGATGTTCGACTTCATTGCATTGGGCGGCCCCCTGGACGGCCGGTTGATCGAATACGTGGACCATTTGCACGAGCATTTCCTTGACCCGGTGACGGTTCGGCGCGGGCGCTATGTCGCGCCGGACAAACCAGGCTTTAGTATTGAGATGAAGCAACACACGCTGCGGCAATACGAATACCCCGGTGGGCCCGTTTGGCGCAGAAGGGTAGGCTAG
- a CDS encoding glycoside hydrolase family 172 protein has protein sequence MTEFYDVPAHVHSRSITFENPTGAKGSGGTIASPLGTGRKGSPARMIPPGATLELANIEGPGVIRHMWMTTYNVADAMRGLVLRIYWDGQEHPSVEAPLGDFFGFAHGKTEPFSTAVHSVSEKYGMNIWLPMPFQENGRVTISNDLDIEVLFFYQIDYTVGDVHAAGFGRLHSQFHRQNPTKLRDDFEILPRRSGAGRYLGAVLGIRPSDPNWWGEGEVKIYLDGDREFATIVGTGAEDYVGLSWGVQQNALLYNGANLVTGERLDSGPVSMYRWHIPDPVYWHQDIRVTVQQIGLQPPVATFAEYQAGLYEREDDWSSCTFWYEAVPSAPVASIPSLQARLSGLELTPDRNALPLQSGTNRASGL, from the coding sequence ATGACTGAGTTTTACGACGTTCCGGCACATGTACACAGTCGCTCGATTACGTTCGAGAATCCAACGGGAGCGAAAGGTTCCGGCGGCACGATAGCCAGCCCCCTCGGTACCGGGCGCAAGGGCAGTCCGGCCCGAATGATCCCTCCCGGCGCAACGCTGGAGTTGGCGAACATTGAAGGCCCTGGCGTTATCCGGCACATGTGGATGACAACCTACAATGTAGCGGATGCGATGCGAGGTCTTGTGCTGCGAATCTACTGGGACGGTCAGGAGCATCCCAGCGTCGAGGCGCCGTTGGGGGATTTCTTCGGCTTTGCCCACGGCAAGACGGAGCCGTTCAGTACCGCGGTGCATTCCGTCTCCGAAAAATATGGCATGAATATCTGGTTGCCCATGCCGTTTCAGGAGAATGGCCGGGTGACCATCAGCAATGATCTGGATATCGAAGTGCTGTTTTTTTATCAGATCGATTACACCGTAGGTGATGTGCACGCTGCGGGTTTCGGCCGCCTGCATTCACAGTTTCATCGTCAGAACCCCACCAAGTTACGAGACGATTTCGAGATTCTTCCCCGGCGCTCGGGTGCCGGCCGTTACCTCGGCGCGGTACTGGGTATTCGCCCGTCTGACCCGAATTGGTGGGGCGAGGGTGAGGTAAAGATTTACCTGGACGGCGACAGGGAGTTTGCAACGATCGTTGGGACCGGCGCGGAAGACTACGTGGGCTTGTCGTGGGGCGTTCAGCAGAATGCGCTGTTATATAACGGCGCCAACCTGGTTACCGGCGAGAGGCTCGATTCCGGTCCGGTGTCGATGTACCGCTGGCATATCCCGGATCCTGTCTACTGGCATCAGGATATTCGCGTCACCGTGCAGCAGATTGGTCTGCAACCTCCGGTTGCAACCTTTGCCGAGTACCAGGCCGGTTTATACGAGCGCGAGGACGACTGGTCGAGTTGCACATTCTGGTACGAAGCAGTTCCCAGCGCGCCCGTCGCCAGCATACCGTCCTTGCAGGCCCGTTTAAGTGGCCTGGAGTTGACACCGGACCGCAACGCTTTGCCGCTGCAATCCGGGACTAACCGTGCCTCGGGACTGTAA